In a genomic window of Shouchella clausii:
- the pyc gene encoding pyruvate carboxylase, which produces MNALKSIKKVLVANRGEIAIRIFRACSELNIRTVAIYSKEDTGAFHRYKADEAYLVGEGKKPIDAYLDIEDIIATAKAHDVDAIHPGYGFLSENIEFARRCQEEGLIFVGPELEHLRMFGDKIQAREQALKAGLPVIPGSDGPVASLEEVQAFADEHGYPFIIKASLGGGGRGMRIVREEKDVKESYERAKSEAKSAFGNDEVYVEKFVERPKHIEVQILADKHGNIVHLYERDCSVQRRHQKVVEIAPSVSLSDEVRTNICDAAVNLMKNVGYVNAGTVEFLVTDDGTFYFIEVNPRVQVEHTITEMITGIDIVQSQLKIADGYKLHEKELDIPKQEDIACFGYAIQSRVTTEDPANGFMPDTGRINAYRSSGGFGVRLDAGNGFQGAVISPHYDSLLVKVSTWALTFEAAALKMVRNLREFRIRGIKTNIAFLENVVTHPQFLNGEYNTHFIDETPELFVFPKRKDRGTKMLSFIGETVVNGYPGLEKGEKPLFDKPVVPAFNKNEPIPAGTKQILDERGPEGLANWVKQEQKVLLTDTTFRDAHQSLLATRVRTYDLKKIAEPTARLLPDLFSLEMWGGATFDVAMRFLHENPWERLLTLREKVPNVLFQMLLRASNGVGYTSYPDNVIADFVQKSAEAGIDVFRIFDSLNWVEAMKPAIEAVRASGKVAEAAVCYTGDILDKNRDKYDLNYYKKMAKELEASGAHILAIKDMAGLLKPEAAYQLVSELKEAVDIPIHLHMHDTSGNGIFTYARAVDAGVDIVDVAVSSMAGLTSQPSANSLYYALAEKSRQPKMDVGNYEKLDQFWHETRKFYRGFESGMNAPHTEVYEHEMPGGQYSNLQQQAKAVGLYNRWNEVKRMYRRVNDLFGDIVKVTPSSKVVGDMALYMVQNDLTEEAIFERGESLDFPDSVVEFFQGQLGQPYKGFPEKLQRIILKGKQPIEGRPGEHMKPVDFKAVGKSLFEELGRQVTSHDVLSYALYPKVFMEYEQFCQRFGDVSVLDTPTFFYGLHLGEEIEVEIERGKTLIVKLVSVSDPQPDGTRIVYFELNGQPREVHIQDLDVKTTAVTRPKAEKNNPSHIGASMPGTVIKALVAEGDKVEKGDHLMITEAMKMETTVQAAISGTVKKVYARDGESISTGDLLIELSE; this is translated from the coding sequence ATGAATGCATTAAAATCGATTAAAAAAGTGCTCGTTGCAAATCGTGGGGAAATCGCTATTCGGATTTTTCGAGCATGTTCAGAGTTGAACATCCGCACTGTCGCTATCTATTCAAAAGAGGACACAGGTGCTTTTCACCGCTATAAAGCGGATGAAGCCTATCTTGTTGGCGAAGGGAAAAAGCCGATTGATGCTTATCTTGACATTGAAGACATCATTGCGACAGCAAAAGCACATGACGTCGACGCGATTCACCCAGGCTATGGGTTTTTGTCAGAGAATATCGAATTCGCCAGACGTTGTCAGGAAGAAGGGCTGATTTTTGTCGGACCTGAGCTTGAGCACCTTCGTATGTTTGGTGACAAAATACAAGCCCGGGAACAAGCGTTAAAAGCAGGGTTGCCTGTCATTCCAGGAAGCGATGGCCCAGTTGCTAGCTTAGAGGAAGTTCAAGCGTTTGCTGACGAGCACGGCTATCCGTTTATCATCAAAGCTTCCTTAGGCGGAGGCGGTCGCGGCATGCGTATTGTCCGCGAAGAAAAGGATGTAAAAGAATCGTATGAACGGGCGAAGTCTGAAGCGAAATCAGCGTTCGGCAACGATGAAGTGTATGTAGAAAAATTTGTCGAACGCCCTAAACATATCGAAGTGCAAATTTTAGCTGATAAGCACGGAAATATTGTCCACTTGTATGAACGGGACTGTTCGGTGCAACGGCGCCATCAGAAAGTAGTCGAAATCGCGCCAAGCGTATCCCTGTCCGATGAAGTGCGAACCAATATTTGCGATGCAGCCGTCAACTTGATGAAAAATGTCGGCTACGTAAACGCCGGTACGGTTGAGTTTCTCGTCACCGATGACGGAACATTCTATTTTATTGAAGTCAATCCTCGTGTCCAAGTGGAACACACGATTACGGAAATGATTACTGGCATCGACATCGTCCAGTCGCAGTTGAAAATTGCCGACGGTTACAAACTCCATGAAAAAGAACTCGACATTCCTAAACAAGAAGATATCGCTTGTTTTGGCTACGCGATCCAGTCACGGGTAACGACAGAAGACCCTGCAAATGGATTTATGCCGGATACGGGAAGAATCAATGCCTATCGTTCAAGTGGCGGCTTTGGTGTGCGCCTTGATGCTGGAAACGGGTTTCAAGGCGCTGTCATTAGCCCCCACTACGATTCGTTACTCGTAAAAGTATCAACGTGGGCATTAACGTTTGAGGCTGCTGCCTTGAAGATGGTACGCAATCTACGGGAATTTCGGATTCGCGGCATTAAAACAAATATTGCATTCTTGGAAAATGTCGTCACCCACCCGCAATTTTTAAATGGCGAATACAATACTCATTTTATAGACGAAACACCTGAGCTATTTGTCTTTCCTAAACGAAAAGACCGGGGGACAAAAATGTTGTCCTTTATCGGAGAGACGGTCGTGAACGGTTATCCAGGCTTGGAAAAAGGGGAAAAGCCGCTGTTTGACAAACCGGTTGTCCCTGCTTTTAATAAAAACGAGCCGATACCAGCGGGCACAAAGCAAATTTTAGATGAGCGAGGGCCAGAAGGATTAGCGAATTGGGTAAAGCAAGAGCAAAAAGTGCTGTTGACCGATACGACATTCCGCGATGCCCACCAGTCGCTGCTGGCGACACGCGTTCGCACATATGATTTAAAGAAAATTGCTGAACCTACAGCGCGCTTGCTTCCTGATTTGTTTTCTCTTGAGATGTGGGGCGGAGCGACTTTTGATGTCGCGATGCGTTTTCTGCATGAGAATCCGTGGGAACGGCTTCTTACGTTGCGTGAAAAAGTGCCTAATGTGCTGTTCCAAATGCTTTTACGCGCCTCTAATGGCGTCGGTTATACAAGCTACCCTGACAACGTCATTGCTGATTTTGTCCAGAAGTCAGCTGAAGCAGGCATCGACGTTTTCCGGATCTTTGACAGCTTAAACTGGGTTGAAGCAATGAAGCCAGCCATTGAGGCTGTGCGAGCGAGCGGAAAAGTGGCAGAAGCTGCTGTATGCTACACGGGCGATATTTTGGACAAAAATCGCGATAAATATGATTTAAATTATTACAAAAAAATGGCCAAAGAATTAGAAGCGTCAGGCGCCCATATTCTTGCCATTAAAGATATGGCTGGTTTGTTAAAACCGGAGGCGGCCTACCAACTTGTCTCTGAGTTAAAAGAAGCAGTCGACATTCCGATTCATTTGCATATGCATGACACGAGCGGCAACGGTATTTTTACCTATGCCCGTGCCGTCGATGCAGGCGTTGATATTGTCGATGTCGCCGTCAGCTCCATGGCAGGCCTGACTTCACAACCAAGCGCAAACAGCTTATATTATGCATTAGCGGAAAAAAGCCGCCAACCAAAAATGGATGTTGGCAATTATGAAAAGCTCGATCAATTTTGGCATGAAACACGTAAATTTTACCGAGGGTTTGAAAGCGGCATGAATGCTCCTCATACAGAAGTGTATGAGCATGAAATGCCAGGGGGTCAATATAGCAACCTTCAGCAGCAAGCGAAAGCAGTTGGACTGTACAACCGTTGGAATGAAGTGAAACGAATGTACCGTCGCGTTAACGATTTGTTTGGCGATATTGTAAAAGTGACGCCATCCTCCAAAGTAGTTGGCGATATGGCCCTTTACATGGTACAAAATGATTTGACAGAAGAAGCAATTTTTGAGCGTGGCGAAAGCCTTGACTTTCCTGATTCCGTAGTGGAGTTTTTCCAAGGGCAATTAGGCCAACCTTACAAAGGCTTTCCTGAAAAGCTGCAGCGTATTATTTTAAAAGGCAAGCAGCCTATTGAGGGGCGCCCTGGCGAACATATGAAGCCAGTGGACTTTAAAGCAGTTGGCAAAAGCTTATTTGAAGAGCTTGGCCGTCAAGTAACGAGCCACGACGTGCTCTCCTATGCCTTATATCCAAAAGTGTTTATGGAGTATGAGCAATTTTGCCAACGGTTTGGCGATGTGTCCGTCCTGGATACGCCGACATTCTTTTACGGCCTCCATTTAGGCGAGGAAATTGAAGTGGAAATTGAACGTGGAAAAACGTTAATTGTCAAGCTTGTCTCTGTGTCAGACCCACAACCAGACGGGACGCGGATCGTCTATTTTGAACTGAATGGGCAACCTCGTGAAGTTCATATTCAAGATTTGGATGTGAAAACAACAGCTGTGACACGTCCGAAAGCTGAGAAAAACAACCCGAGCCATATTGGCGCTTCAATGCCAGGAACGGTCATTAAGGCCCTTGTAGCTGAAGGCGACAAAGTGGAAAAAGGCGACCATTTGATGATTACAGAAGCGATGAAAATGGAGACAACTGTCCAAGCAGCCATTAGCGGTACGGTTAAAAAAGTGTATGCACGAGACGGAGAGTCGATTTCAACAGGCGACTTGCTCATTGAGCTTTCTGAGTAA
- a CDS encoding COX15/CtaA family protein, whose amino-acid sequence MHKGLKRLGVITSLGVLLVLIQGALVTNTGSGEGCGQTWPLCFGQVIPLDPPPETVIEFSHRLVAGIVGMLVIAMAIWSWRRLKHMPETRFLAIISVFMIIFQGLLGAGAVVFGQSDLIMALHFGFSALSFASVVLLTRLAFEDSNPQKQYAPIVSKAYKGYVIFVAIYSYVAIYTGAYVKHTNATLACSGFPLCNGQWVPDVFTEAIGVQLLHRSAAILLSLLLVVLFIWTVKTFRASRVLVVCASLAMLLVIGQAASGAAVVLTYNATLTLGIFHALLISLLFTLLCYMVMLVTRHKAK is encoded by the coding sequence TTGCATAAAGGATTAAAAAGATTAGGCGTTATCACCTCGCTCGGCGTGCTGTTGGTGCTCATCCAAGGCGCCCTCGTCACGAATACAGGTTCTGGTGAAGGTTGTGGGCAAACATGGCCCTTATGTTTTGGCCAAGTCATCCCTCTCGACCCGCCTCCTGAGACGGTCATTGAGTTTTCACACCGCCTTGTCGCCGGCATCGTCGGCATGCTTGTGATCGCAATGGCGATTTGGTCATGGCGTCGCCTAAAGCATATGCCAGAAACTCGCTTTCTCGCGATTATTTCCGTCTTTATGATCATTTTTCAAGGTTTGCTAGGTGCAGGAGCGGTTGTGTTTGGCCAGTCTGATTTAATCATGGCGCTTCACTTTGGCTTTTCTGCATTATCATTTGCATCGGTTGTGCTATTAACGAGGCTCGCTTTTGAAGATAGCAATCCCCAAAAGCAGTATGCACCAATTGTCTCAAAGGCATACAAAGGCTATGTTATTTTTGTAGCGATTTATTCCTATGTAGCAATCTATACAGGCGCTTACGTGAAACATACGAACGCAACGCTTGCTTGCTCAGGCTTCCCCCTTTGCAATGGGCAGTGGGTTCCAGATGTGTTTACTGAAGCGATCGGCGTCCAGCTCTTGCACCGTAGCGCTGCGATCTTGCTTTCACTACTCTTGGTCGTTTTATTTATTTGGACGGTAAAAACGTTCCGGGCTTCCCGCGTGCTCGTCGTTTGCGCTAGCCTAGCGATGCTGCTCGTTATTGGTCAGGCCGCTTCAGGTGCCGCCGTTGTCCTGACATATAATGCAACGCTAACACTCGGGATTTTCCATGCGTTGCTCATTTCGCTCCTGTTTACATTGCTCTGTTACATGGTCATGCTTGTCACGCGGCACAAAGCTAAATAA
- the coxB gene encoding cytochrome c oxidase subunit II — translation MRKQIWRLVPVALMLFLLSGCLGEENLTALDPKGPAAQWIYDNMLLSIAVMTFVSIVVFVIFFLVIFKFRRKDGDDVLPKQVHGNTAMEITWTVIPIILLIILFIPTVTGTFDFHVNADPSEHEDAVYIKVTGHQYWWQFDYEEGFTAGQEVYIPAGEDVVFELNAEDVIHSFWVPALGGKIDNIPGVTNALTLNADEPGVYKGKCAELCGPSHALMDFKVIALERDEYDAWVEDMLAVEQEATAANAEAGYEAFQENACISCHAIGGQGMATGPALTNFGDRQTLAGVYDIDDDELLKEWIRDPQSLKQGNNMPAHPDISDEDLDAIVEYLRSLQVRGADQEY, via the coding sequence ATGAGAAAACAGATATGGCGGCTTGTACCGGTAGCACTAATGCTGTTTTTGCTTTCAGGCTGTCTAGGGGAAGAAAACCTGACTGCGCTTGACCCTAAAGGGCCTGCAGCACAATGGATTTATGACAACATGCTGTTGTCGATAGCAGTTATGACGTTCGTCTCCATTGTTGTATTTGTGATTTTTTTCCTCGTCATTTTTAAATTCCGTCGCAAAGATGGCGATGACGTACTGCCGAAGCAAGTGCACGGGAATACGGCGATGGAAATTACATGGACCGTTATTCCGATCATTTTGCTAATCATTTTATTCATTCCTACTGTTACAGGAACGTTTGATTTCCATGTGAATGCGGATCCAAGCGAACATGAGGACGCAGTGTACATAAAAGTAACTGGTCATCAATACTGGTGGCAATTTGATTATGAAGAAGGCTTTACAGCTGGACAAGAGGTGTATATCCCTGCAGGGGAAGATGTCGTATTTGAACTGAATGCCGAAGATGTGATCCACTCTTTCTGGGTGCCGGCTCTTGGCGGGAAAATCGACAATATTCCAGGGGTAACCAATGCATTGACGCTTAATGCCGACGAACCAGGCGTCTATAAAGGCAAATGTGCTGAACTTTGTGGGCCGTCCCATGCGCTCATGGATTTTAAAGTGATTGCTTTGGAACGCGATGAGTACGACGCTTGGGTGGAAGACATGCTTGCCGTTGAACAAGAAGCTACTGCTGCCAATGCAGAAGCGGGCTATGAAGCTTTCCAAGAAAATGCCTGCATTTCTTGTCATGCCATTGGCGGACAAGGCATGGCGACAGGGCCAGCGCTGACCAACTTTGGCGATCGCCAAACGCTTGCTGGCGTCTATGACATCGACGACGACGAGCTATTGAAAGAATGGATTCGAGACCCGCAATCTTTGAAGCAAGGCAACAACATGCCAGCTCATCCCGACATTAGCGACGAAGATCTCGACGCGATCGTCGAGTACTTGCGCTCGTTACAAGTGCGGGGAGCCGATCAAGAGTATTAA
- the ctaD gene encoding cytochrome c oxidase subunit I, producing the protein MASYKKEKSVIWDWLTTVDHKKLGIMYLIAGTLFFVKAGLMAVFMRIQLMFPENTFLSGQTFNEFITMHGTIMLFLAATPLLFGFMNYFIPLQIGARDVAFPFVNALGFWIFMSGGLLLSLSWFFGGGPDAGWTAYVPLSLNENQLGLDFYVLGLQVSGIGTLISAINFLVTIINMRAPGMTMMRLPLFVWTSFVTSTLILFAFTPLAAGLALLMLERIFDAQFFNPTAGGNVVIWQHIFWIFGHPEVYILVLPAFGIISEVIPAFSRKRLFGYTAMVFATMIIAFLGFMVWAHHMFTVGIGPVANSIFAIATMTIAVPTGIKIFNWLFTMWGGKITFNTSMLFASSFVPTFVLGGVTGVMLAMAPVDYLYHDTYFVVAHFHYIIVGGIVFALFAGLFYWYPKMFNHKLNEKMGKWFFVLFTIGFHLTFFIQHFLGLMGMPRRVYTYLGGQGLDDFNLISTVGTFFMSAAVILLVINIIYSAFKGERVIGINDPWDARTLEWATPTPVPEYNFAQTPQIRSLDPLFYEKVHGDGTMKPAEPVGDIHMPNGSILPLIISIGLFFGGFGLIMLEMDNPIVSPWIVLAVGAVLTFGSMALRSINDDHGYHIPKSVVQADLKKWGGGK; encoded by the coding sequence TTGGCTAGTTATAAAAAAGAAAAAAGCGTTATTTGGGATTGGCTGACGACAGTCGACCATAAGAAACTCGGCATTATGTATTTAATTGCCGGAACGCTTTTCTTTGTTAAAGCAGGGTTGATGGCTGTGTTTATGCGGATACAGCTCATGTTTCCTGAAAATACGTTTTTAAGCGGCCAGACGTTTAATGAATTTATTACGATGCATGGCACAATCATGTTGTTTTTGGCAGCGACGCCTTTGTTGTTTGGTTTTATGAACTACTTCATTCCTTTGCAAATTGGCGCCCGCGACGTCGCGTTTCCGTTTGTAAACGCGCTCGGATTTTGGATTTTTATGTCGGGCGGGCTGCTTTTATCACTTAGCTGGTTCTTTGGCGGCGGTCCTGATGCAGGCTGGACAGCTTACGTGCCGTTGTCACTAAATGAAAACCAGCTTGGCCTCGACTTTTACGTACTTGGCTTACAAGTCTCGGGGATTGGGACATTAATATCTGCGATTAACTTCCTCGTGACGATTATTAACATGCGTGCACCAGGTATGACGATGATGCGCTTGCCGTTGTTCGTTTGGACATCATTCGTCACGTCGACGTTGATTTTGTTTGCCTTTACGCCTCTAGCGGCCGGGCTTGCTTTGCTTATGCTTGAACGCATATTCGATGCCCAGTTTTTCAACCCGACAGCAGGAGGGAATGTCGTCATATGGCAACATATTTTCTGGATCTTCGGGCACCCAGAAGTGTACATTCTCGTTTTGCCAGCGTTCGGAATCATTTCTGAAGTTATTCCGGCCTTTTCACGCAAACGGCTTTTCGGTTACACAGCGATGGTATTCGCGACGATGATCATTGCCTTCCTTGGTTTCATGGTGTGGGCTCACCATATGTTTACAGTCGGTATCGGTCCAGTGGCTAACTCAATCTTTGCGATTGCTACAATGACCATTGCTGTTCCGACTGGTATTAAAATCTTTAACTGGCTCTTTACGATGTGGGGCGGCAAAATCACATTCAATACGTCGATGTTGTTTGCTTCTTCATTCGTGCCGACGTTCGTGCTTGGCGGTGTTACAGGGGTCATGCTCGCGATGGCGCCGGTAGACTATTTGTACCATGATACGTACTTTGTCGTTGCACACTTTCATTACATCATTGTCGGCGGGATTGTGTTTGCCCTATTTGCCGGATTGTTTTATTGGTATCCGAAAATGTTTAACCATAAGCTGAATGAGAAGATGGGAAAATGGTTTTTTGTTTTGTTTACAATCGGTTTCCATTTGACTTTCTTTATCCAGCATTTCCTTGGACTGATGGGAATGCCGCGCCGCGTTTATACATACCTTGGCGGCCAAGGCTTGGATGATTTCAACTTAATTAGTACAGTAGGCACATTCTTTATGTCAGCTGCTGTCATTTTGCTAGTCATTAATATTATTTATTCAGCGTTTAAAGGGGAGCGTGTCATTGGCATAAACGACCCGTGGGATGCACGGACGCTTGAATGGGCGACGCCAACGCCTGTGCCTGAATACAACTTTGCGCAAACGCCGCAAATTCGTTCCCTCGATCCACTTTTCTATGAAAAAGTGCATGGCGACGGAACAATGAAACCGGCAGAACCTGTAGGCGACATTCACATGCCAAACGGTTCAATTTTGCCGCTCATTATTTCGATTGGCCTTTTCTTTGGCGGTTTTGGCCTGATTATGTTGGAAATGGATAACCCAATTGTCAGCCCATGGATCGTTCTTGCCGTAGGTGCGGTCCTCACGTTCGGATCAATGGCGCTCCGGTCGATCAATGATGACCATGGCTATCATATTCCAAAAAGCGTCGTTCAGGCAGATTTGAAAAAATGGGGAGGTGGCAAATAA
- a CDS encoding cytochrome (ubi)quinol oxidase subunit III gives MAGSVDATKGLPSHPERATLEGKNKFLGFWFFLGGETIMFATFFGTYLGLRNGVGSGPASTDLFTLPLVFLMTMLLLTSSMTSVFAMFAMKKNKFKQMMTWMIITVVLGLAFLGLEIYEFQHYVHDYEFGFTTSAFSSAFYTLVGLHGAHVLFGLGWITLLIIRNFRAGITLTNAPKFYVASLYWHFIDVVWVFIFTVVYLMGVGGY, from the coding sequence ATGGCTGGATCTGTAGATGCTACAAAAGGACTGCCTTCTCATCCAGAGCGGGCAACACTGGAAGGCAAAAACAAGTTTTTAGGCTTCTGGTTTTTCCTTGGCGGAGAGACAATCATGTTTGCAACCTTTTTCGGCACCTATTTAGGGCTTCGCAATGGTGTCGGCAGTGGTCCCGCTTCAACCGATTTGTTCACACTGCCGCTCGTGTTCCTCATGACGATGCTGCTATTGACAAGTTCAATGACAAGTGTGTTTGCCATGTTTGCGATGAAGAAAAACAAATTCAAGCAAATGATGACGTGGATGATTATTACAGTCGTGCTAGGGTTGGCGTTTTTAGGGTTGGAAATTTACGAGTTCCAACACTATGTCCATGACTATGAATTTGGCTTTACGACTAGCGCGTTTTCATCGGCATTCTATACGCTAGTTGGTCTACACGGCGCCCACGTGTTGTTCGGACTCGGGTGGATCACGCTTTTGATTATCCGCAACTTCCGTGCCGGCATCACATTGACGAATGCACCGAAGTTTTACGTGGCCAGCTTGTACTGGCACTTCATTGACGTCGTCTGGGTATTTATTTTTACGGTTGTTTATTTAATGGGAGTAGGAGGGTATTAA
- a CDS encoding cytochrome C oxidase subunit IV family protein, with protein MADDHLSKPFDKSAMTEAEKREMKTEIRNQIVVFVLMLFLTVLAFAAVGADIIPNNFAVPFILILAVVQLLLQLLFFMHMKDKDHTWATVFIITGIFVTVPTIVSLMLLIGIVKY; from the coding sequence ATGGCGGATGACCATTTGAGTAAGCCGTTTGATAAGAGCGCGATGACGGAAGCAGAAAAACGGGAAATGAAAACGGAAATCCGCAATCAAATCGTCGTGTTTGTCCTCATGTTGTTTTTAACCGTGCTGGCATTCGCGGCGGTTGGTGCCGATATTATTCCAAATAATTTCGCTGTACCGTTTATCCTTATTCTTGCTGTCGTTCAGCTACTGCTCCAACTGTTGTTCTTTATGCATATGAAGGATAAAGACCATACTTGGGCAACGGTGTTTATCATTACGGGAATCTTTGTCACAGTACCGACAATTGTTTCGCTTATGCTGCTAATCGGTATTGTGAAATACTAG
- a CDS encoding DUF420 domain-containing protein has translation MDMENGSNQYKQKRNYRPAIITISIILIGAIMILSGMPGVEDFDLFDVTILPLLNAIFNSFTFLFLLCALIAILKRKVNVHRRFIYAAFLTTTLFLVTYVAHHVLAESTSYGGSGFMAVFYYFILITHIVLAAAIVPLALTSVARAWNMENERHKRIARWTMPLWLYVSFTGVLVYILISPYY, from the coding sequence ATGGACATGGAAAATGGCTCAAATCAATACAAACAAAAACGGAATTATCGACCGGCGATTATTACCATCTCGATCATCTTGATTGGCGCAATCATGATTTTATCGGGAATGCCAGGCGTAGAAGACTTTGATTTGTTTGACGTCACCATTTTGCCGCTGTTGAATGCGATTTTTAATTCTTTTACCTTTCTATTTTTGCTTTGTGCATTGATTGCCATTCTGAAGCGGAAGGTAAACGTACACCGACGTTTTATTTATGCTGCCTTTCTGACAACAACGCTATTCTTGGTTACGTATGTGGCCCATCACGTCTTAGCTGAGTCGACATCTTATGGCGGCAGCGGCTTTATGGCCGTGTTTTATTATTTCATTTTGATTACACATATTGTGCTTGCCGCAGCAATAGTTCCGTTGGCACTGACAAGTGTTGCGAGAGCTTGGAACATGGAAAATGAGCGCCATAAGCGGATTGCCCGCTGGACGATGCCGCTATGGTTGTATGTCAGTTTTACTGGTGTGCTTGTTTACATCTTGATTTCACCTTATTATTAA
- a CDS encoding TcaA NTF2-like domain-containing protein encodes MAVTSMWKRQVAVALLAAALLGGCSEPKPGALHAVPDETAERVSAFVTSYKQDMVAAVNDHELAQLEADYLLPNTSFFHALQRYGEELQKNGSTKELVSFEVENVYEDDKEGDYFADVIEQVHIMTDDQVDDITRNVRYWVVEGADQSLRLYTIIDRTNESD; translated from the coding sequence ATGGCAGTGACATCTATGTGGAAAAGGCAAGTTGCCGTCGCGCTATTGGCAGCAGCTTTACTCGGCGGATGCAGTGAACCGAAGCCGGGAGCGCTCCATGCCGTTCCAGACGAGACTGCTGAGCGTGTTTCAGCGTTTGTGACAAGCTACAAACAAGATATGGTGGCAGCGGTAAATGACCACGAATTGGCTCAATTGGAAGCAGACTATTTGCTTCCTAATACATCCTTTTTCCATGCGTTACAACGCTACGGAGAAGAGCTGCAAAAAAATGGCTCAACGAAAGAGCTTGTTTCATTTGAAGTAGAAAACGTATACGAAGATGATAAGGAAGGCGACTATTTTGCAGATGTCATTGAGCAAGTCCACATTATGACAGACGACCAAGTCGATGACATTACCAGAAACGTCCGTTATTGGGTTGTGGAGGGAGCTGACCAGTCATTGCGGCTGTATACGATTATCGACAGGACGAATGAAAGCGATTGA
- a CDS encoding YugN family protein produces MKFPDTGLEEKEVAFSIVQHAAKSLGFIHVDQWDYERVMFDYKIVHHEGTFYLRVPAYAVKGEIPRPSTIVQIMTPILGKYYYPHGVEYEGETFPQAVIDKCNNKLALLAKTIKAEW; encoded by the coding sequence GTGAAATTTCCGGATACAGGACTTGAAGAAAAAGAAGTAGCATTTTCGATCGTGCAACACGCAGCCAAATCGCTCGGCTTTATTCATGTTGACCAGTGGGACTACGAACGGGTTATGTTCGACTACAAGATCGTCCACCACGAAGGCACGTTTTATTTGCGTGTCCCTGCCTATGCTGTGAAAGGAGAAATTCCACGGCCTTCCACGATTGTGCAAATCATGACGCCGATTCTTGGTAAGTATTACTACCCTCACGGCGTCGAATACGAAGGGGAGACTTTCCCGCAAGCAGTCATTGACAAATGCAATAACAAGTTGGCTCTTCTCGCAAAAACGATTAAAGCTGAGTGGTAA